From a region of the Thermodesulfobacteriota bacterium genome:
- a CDS encoding antitoxin Xre/MbcA/ParS toxin-binding domain-containing protein, which yields MPTTAFDVLGGKDTLGKRAFTTTAALELVRHGLPYRSLESAVEHCGAQQAEITQVLQIPKRTLLRRKKEDRLLPAESDRLFRLARVVAHAIDVLESEEAAQRWLKKPNRALGGQVPLHLLDTDAGAGQVDDVLTRIDHGVFS from the coding sequence ATGCCAACCACGGCGTTCGACGTGCTCGGTGGGAAGGACACTCTGGGAAAGCGGGCGTTTACCACGACCGCCGCTTTGGAGCTGGTCCGCCACGGCTTGCCCTACCGCTCCCTGGAGAGCGCCGTGGAGCATTGCGGCGCCCAGCAGGCAGAGATCACGCAGGTGCTCCAGATCCCCAAGCGAACGCTTCTCCGCCGCAAGAAGGAGGATCGGCTGCTGCCGGCGGAATCCGACCGCCTGTTTCGTCTCGCCCGGGTCGTCGCCCACGCCATCGACGTACTCGAGAGCGAAGAAGCCGCCCAACGCTGGCTGAAGAAGCCAAACCGCGCCTTGGGCGGCCAAGTTCCGCTCCACCTCCTGGATACGGACGCCGGCGCCGGCCAGGTCGACGACGTGCTCACCCGAATCGACCACGGCGTCTTCTCCTGA
- a CDS encoding RES family NAD+ phosphorylase — protein MIVWRLCRAKRRSEAFTGEGARLAGGRWNPKGTPVVYTAESLALAAIELFVHLDPAELAAAYVSFPVSVPGDLPIQRVDVKTLPRNWRDTPAPPELARIGRQWVDGAQTAILQAPSAVVPQESVLVLNPAHPDFARIQVGKAQPFEFDPRFRKS, from the coding sequence ATGATCGTTTGGCGGCTGTGCCGGGCGAAACGCCGGTCCGAGGCGTTCACGGGGGAAGGTGCCCGGTTGGCCGGCGGGCGGTGGAACCCGAAGGGAACCCCGGTCGTCTACACCGCCGAGTCCCTGGCCCTGGCGGCCATCGAGCTCTTCGTCCACCTCGACCCCGCAGAGCTGGCCGCCGCCTACGTCTCGTTTCCGGTATCCGTTCCTGGGGATCTGCCGATCCAACGCGTCGATGTGAAGACGCTCCCGAGGAACTGGCGAGACACCCCTGCCCCTCCCGAGCTCGCCCGGATCGGCCGGCAGTGGGTGGACGGTGCCCAGACGGCCATCCTGCAGGCGCCATCAGCGGTTGTCCCACAGGAGTCCGTTCTGGTCCTGAACCCTGCCCACCCGGACTTTGCCCGGATCCAAGTGGGCAAAGCGCAGCCCTTCGAGTTCGACCCGCGCTTTCGAAAGTCCTGA
- a CDS encoding DUF6880 family protein — translation MRRAIAAFAAGGHFVGYRGSFDLAEELEQLRRAIADQVLPQEPLAAAELLEAFLHLAACGTVRYRGEKEYPWVSPCGSGRTGGGVSGWVIRSRRGGPA, via the coding sequence TTGCGCCGGGCCATCGCCGCCTTCGCCGCGGGCGGGCACTTCGTGGGCTACCGGGGGAGCTTCGACCTGGCCGAGGAGCTCGAGCAACTCCGGAGGGCGATCGCCGACCAGGTGCTCCCGCAGGAACCCCTGGCTGCCGCTGAGCTCCTGGAGGCCTTTCTCCACCTGGCCGCCTGCGGTACCGTGCGGTACAGAGGGGAGAAAGAATACCCCTGGGTCTCACCCTGCGGGTCGGGCCGGACCGGCGGGGGCGTATCCGGATGGGTGATCAGGTCCCGCAGGGGTGGCCCTGCGTAG